TTTTTGTCAAGATGATAATAATTTATGATAGAACTGTCTAAAATATTATGCTTTATGATACAAAGACAATTAGAGGGGCAATTATAGGTCGTCCCTACTACTAAATTTATACCCTTAGTCACGCTACGAGTCAGCTTAGGCCGGCTCGTATACTTCTCATAGGTTAATCATAAGAAAAGAGGGTTACAAGTTCTGTGAGCTTTTTGATCTCATAAGTTGGGATATACTGGGTGTCATTTTTCTTGCTTTCGGGATTAAACCAGCAAGTATCAATACCGGATAGATTCCCCCCTGCAATATCACTGGTTAAACTGTCCCCGATAATCAATAGATTCTCTTTAGGGAGATTATCTAATTTCTGCAGAGCAATCTTGAAGAACATAGGATCAGGTTTCGGAAAACCAATCTCTTCTGATATCACAACCACAGGAAAGAATTTTATAAGTCCTGAAGCTTTTAGTCGACGATGCTGCACTTCAGCGATGCCATTGGTGATCAAAGCCAGATCAAAGCTGGCAGAAAGTTTTTCTACTATTTCCCATGCATCCGGTAATAATTTCTTACCTTCTCCAAGATATTGCACATATATTTCTCCAAATTCATGAGGATCAAATTGCAGTTCCAGCGAATCAAAGAGTCTGGAGAATCTTTCAGTTCGCAATGCGGGTAGTGATATTATTCCTGATTCGAATTTCTTCCAGAGCTCATGATTGATCAGACGGTAACCGGTGATGACATCTTCTTCATCCCGAATAATAGAGAAATGTTCAAAGGTTTTTAATAATGCCTGTCGTTCTGAATCTTCATAATTAAAAAGTGTACCATCGGCATCAAATAATAGGGTCGAATAATTTTGTTTCATACGACAAATTTCTCGATTAGGGGCTAATCGTCAATAATTTATCATTCTGCAATACTCCGATGCAAATCATCGTGATTTCTTATCTTGAAGATAATATAGTGTTTGGAGAGAATTAGCGATAAATAGTTTAAGAGCTCACTTGACAAAAATTCGGATCATATTTAGTAATTCAGAGGAAAATTTTTACTACTTTTTTTTAAGTTAAGGAGTTTATTATGAAGAAATTTACCTCTGCTTGTGGCTTAGATTGCCATTCTTGTGAATGTTATGAAGCAACTCAATCGAGAGATTTAGAAAAAAAGAGAATTGTTGCCAGAAAATGGTCGAAAGAGTATGAAGCTGCTTTGACGACTGATGATATTAACTGTGGTGGTTGCATGTCAAATGGAAGTCATTTCAGTTGGTGTAATAAATGTCCGATCCGTAACTGTGTAATCAAAAAGAAATATCAAAGCTGTGCCGAATGCAATGATTTCCCTTGTCAGACGACAGAATTTCTTTATCAGGCAGTTCCTGAAGCACAGAAAAACATCGAAAGATTGAGGTCTCTATGAAAGCTTTTTCCGTTGCCGGTTTTAGTAAGAGCGGAAAAACAACTACTGTTGCTGCCTTGATAGATATTTTGAAAACTCGAGGTTACAGTGTTGCAGCAATAAAGGATATTCACTTCGAAGATTTTACAATGGAAAGAGAAGGATCGGATAGCTGGATATTTCAACAAGCTGGTGCGAAAGCAGTTTTTGCCCGTGGTTTGAAAGAAACATACCTTATTCAACCTCTAAGAACTCCATTGCCAGATATGCTGGAGATGCTCGATGCTGATTGGACGATCGTGGAGGGGATGAAGCGAGATCCTTTACCCAAGATCATCTGTGCCGAGTCAGAAGAACAACTTTCCGAATTAGTCGATGATAATGTTTTCGCTATTAGCGGAAAGATCAGTGACAATTTGCATGAAT
This region of Candidatus Cloacimonadota bacterium genomic DNA includes:
- a CDS encoding YjjG family noncanonical pyrimidine nucleotidase, with amino-acid sequence MKQNYSTLLFDADGTLFNYEDSERQALLKTFEHFSIIRDEEDVITGYRLINHELWKKFESGIISLPALRTERFSRLFDSLELQFDPHEFGEIYVQYLGEGKKLLPDAWEIVEKLSASFDLALITNGIAEVQHRRLKASGLIKFFPVVVISEEIGFPKPDPMFFKIALQKLDNLPKENLLIIGDSLTSDIAGGNLSGIDTCWFNPESKKNDTQYIPTYEIKKLTELVTLFSYD
- a CDS encoding DUF3795 domain-containing protein; translated protein: MKKFTSACGLDCHSCECYEATQSRDLEKKRIVARKWSKEYEAALTTDDINCGGCMSNGSHFSWCNKCPIRNCVIKKKYQSCAECNDFPCQTTEFLYQAVPEAQKNIERLRSL
- the mobB gene encoding molybdopterin-guanine dinucleotide biosynthesis protein B — protein: MKAFSVAGFSKSGKTTTVAALIDILKTRGYSVAAIKDIHFEDFTMEREGSDSWIFQQAGAKAVFARGLKETYLIQPLRTPLPDMLEMLDADWTIVEGMKRDPLPKIICAESEEQLSELVDDNVFAISGKISDNLHEYRGLPVINSKDNPRALADLVEQKVFEVLPLAKDECCQKCGLTCYQMVGEILCGRRKREDCQTDHNQMIHLRIGEKTIEMVPFVQNIFRDLILAFVKNLRGYKKGKIEVTLE